The Dendropsophus ebraccatus isolate aDenEbr1 chromosome 3, aDenEbr1.pat, whole genome shotgun sequence genome includes a region encoding these proteins:
- the LOC138785899 gene encoding mast cell protease 1A-like isoform X1: MAHVKMILVLFLASIFISSSCAEKFHHEIIGGNEAKPHSRPYMVYLKIGEFFCGGSLIAPDWVISAAHCNGDIVVILGAHDITQPEETQQILGVESYHIHPEYDDEASMPFNDVLLLKLSSPAELNEYVQPIPLPSSSSDLPKNTPCSVAGWGLIDMTHTTDKLFETNVTIVSRRLCRRYFPGLTDGMICAGSNNKITDSSQGDSGGPLVCNEALEGIVSFGYDHPPGVYARVGKYLDWIKQTISQYETKDT; encoded by the exons ATGGCACACGTTAAGATGATTCTAGTCCTCTTTTTAGCTTCTATCTTTATTTCAAGCTCATGTGCAG AAAAATTCCATCATGAAATTATTGGAGGGAATGAAGCCAAACCACATTCAAGACCTTATATGGTGTACTTAAAAATTGGTGAATTTTTTTGTGGTGGTTCTTTGATAGCCCCAGACTGGGTTATATCAGCGGCCCATTGCAATGG GGATATAGTTGTCATCCTTGGGGCTCATGATATCACTCAGCCAGAGGAAACCCAACAGATTCTCGGGGTTGAGAGTTATCACATACACCCAGAATATGATGATGAAGCATCCATGCCATTTAATGATGTCTTGTTGTTAAAG CTTTCATCCCCGGCCGAATTAAATGAATATGTACAGCCAATTCCACTTCCTTCCAGCAGCAGTGACCTCCCAAAGAATACGCCCTGCAGTGTTGCAGGCTGGGGACTGATTGACATGACACATACCACAGATAAATTATTTGAGACCAATGTTACTATTGTAAGCCGTAGGTTGTGTCGTCGATACTTTCCTGGATTGACAGATGGAATGATCTGTGCAGGAAGCAACAACAAAATCACAGACTCCAGCCAG GGAGACTCAGGCGGACCCCTTGTTTGCAATGAGGCTTTAGAAGGCATTGTATCTTTTGGATATGATCACCCTCCTGGTGTTTATGCAAGAGTTGGAAAATACCTGGATTGGATCAAACAAACCATCTCTCAATATGAAACCAAAGACACCTGA
- the LOC138785899 gene encoding trypsin-1-like isoform X3 — MVYLKIGEFFCGGSLIAPDWVISAAHCNGDIVVILGAHDITQPEETQQILGVESYHIHPEYDDEASMPFNDVLLLKLSSPAELNEYVQPIPLPSSSSDLPKNTPCSVAGWGLIDMTHTTDKLFETNVTIVSRRLCRRYFPGLTDGMICAGSNNKITDSSQGDSGGPLVCNEALEGIVSFGYDHPPGVYARVGKYLDWIKQTISQYETKDT; from the exons ATGGTGTACTTAAAAATTGGTGAATTTTTTTGTGGTGGTTCTTTGATAGCCCCAGACTGGGTTATATCAGCGGCCCATTGCAATGG GGATATAGTTGTCATCCTTGGGGCTCATGATATCACTCAGCCAGAGGAAACCCAACAGATTCTCGGGGTTGAGAGTTATCACATACACCCAGAATATGATGATGAAGCATCCATGCCATTTAATGATGTCTTGTTGTTAAAG CTTTCATCCCCGGCCGAATTAAATGAATATGTACAGCCAATTCCACTTCCTTCCAGCAGCAGTGACCTCCCAAAGAATACGCCCTGCAGTGTTGCAGGCTGGGGACTGATTGACATGACACATACCACAGATAAATTATTTGAGACCAATGTTACTATTGTAAGCCGTAGGTTGTGTCGTCGATACTTTCCTGGATTGACAGATGGAATGATCTGTGCAGGAAGCAACAACAAAATCACAGACTCCAGCCAG GGAGACTCAGGCGGACCCCTTGTTTGCAATGAGGCTTTAGAAGGCATTGTATCTTTTGGATATGATCACCCTCCTGGTGTTTATGCAAGAGTTGGAAAATACCTGGATTGGATCAAACAAACCATCTCTCAATATGAAACCAAAGACACCTGA
- the LOC138785899 gene encoding mast cell protease 1A-like isoform X2: MQRMSLSQNGFHRAAWGQQSLEKFHHEIIGGNEAKPHSRPYMVYLKIGEFFCGGSLIAPDWVISAAHCNGDIVVILGAHDITQPEETQQILGVESYHIHPEYDDEASMPFNDVLLLKLSSPAELNEYVQPIPLPSSSSDLPKNTPCSVAGWGLIDMTHTTDKLFETNVTIVSRRLCRRYFPGLTDGMICAGSNNKITDSSQGDSGGPLVCNEALEGIVSFGYDHPPGVYARVGKYLDWIKQTISQYETKDT; encoded by the exons AAAAATTCCATCATGAAATTATTGGAGGGAATGAAGCCAAACCACATTCAAGACCTTATATGGTGTACTTAAAAATTGGTGAATTTTTTTGTGGTGGTTCTTTGATAGCCCCAGACTGGGTTATATCAGCGGCCCATTGCAATGG GGATATAGTTGTCATCCTTGGGGCTCATGATATCACTCAGCCAGAGGAAACCCAACAGATTCTCGGGGTTGAGAGTTATCACATACACCCAGAATATGATGATGAAGCATCCATGCCATTTAATGATGTCTTGTTGTTAAAG CTTTCATCCCCGGCCGAATTAAATGAATATGTACAGCCAATTCCACTTCCTTCCAGCAGCAGTGACCTCCCAAAGAATACGCCCTGCAGTGTTGCAGGCTGGGGACTGATTGACATGACACATACCACAGATAAATTATTTGAGACCAATGTTACTATTGTAAGCCGTAGGTTGTGTCGTCGATACTTTCCTGGATTGACAGATGGAATGATCTGTGCAGGAAGCAACAACAAAATCACAGACTCCAGCCAG GGAGACTCAGGCGGACCCCTTGTTTGCAATGAGGCTTTAGAAGGCATTGTATCTTTTGGATATGATCACCCTCCTGGTGTTTATGCAAGAGTTGGAAAATACCTGGATTGGATCAAACAAACCATCTCTCAATATGAAACCAAAGACACCTGA